In Zingiber officinale cultivar Zhangliang chromosome 1A, Zo_v1.1, whole genome shotgun sequence, a genomic segment contains:
- the LOC122005993 gene encoding zinc transporter 1-like has product MEATRQLLYLLLLFSLLSLRVYGHGGDGDSDGGQDQPANLHAKGLIDVKIWCLVILLVSTFAGGVSPYFFRWNEGFLLMGTQFAGGVFLGTSLMHFLADSSSTFEDHTDKTYPFAFMLASAGYLLTMLGDCIIIMVTDRAKKKDQSKVEDGTPGGGKSEAGGDGHGRVAVVDPAFSRATSLGDTVLLILALCFHSVFEGIAIGVSDTKADAWRNLWTICLHKIFAAIAMGIALLRMLPKRPFLTTASYSMAFAISSPIGVGIGIAIDATTQGAVADWTYAISMGIACGVFIYVAINHLIAKGFKPYEPSYFDTPFIKFLAVVAGVGVIAVVMIWD; this is encoded by the exons ATGGAAGCCACAAGACAACTTCTctatctcctcctcctcttctctctGCTCTCTCTCCGTGTCTATGGTCACGGCGGCGACGGAGACAGCGACGGGGGGCAAGATCAACCCGCCAACCTGCACGCCAAAGGCCTGATCGACGTCAAGATATGGTGCCTCGTGATCCTCCTCGTCAGTACCTTCGCCGGCGGCGTGTCGCCCTACTTCTTCCGGTGGAACGAGGGCTTCCTTCTGATGGGGACCCAGTTCGCCGGTGGCGTCTTCTTGGGCACGTCGCTGATGCACTTCTTGGCAGACTCCAGCAGCACCTTCGAGGACCACACCGACAAGACCTACCCTTTCGCCTTCATGCTGGCGTCGGCCGGTTACTTGCTCACGATGCTCGGCGATTGCATTATCATAATGGTGACCGACAGAGCGAAGAAGAAGGATCAGTCCAAGGTGGAAGATGGCACACCGGGGGGAGGGAAGTCAGAGGCTGGCGGCGATGGCCATGGCCGCGTCGCCGTCGTTGATCCGGCATTTTCCAGAGCGACGTCGCTTGGGGACACGGTTTTGCTCATACTTGCGCTATGTTTCCACTCTGTTTTTGAGGGGATAGCAATTGGAGTTTCAG ACACGAAGGCCGATGCATGGAGGAACCTCTGGACCATATGCCTGCACAAGATCTTTGCGGCAATCGCCATGGGGATTGCACTGCTGAGGATGCTCCCGAAGCGTCCGTTCTTGACGACGGCGTCCTACTCCATGGCCTTCGCCATCTCGAGCCCGATAGGCGTCGGCATTGGAATTGCGATCGACGCGACGACGCAAGGAGCGGTGGCCGACTGGACGTACGCCATCTCCATGGGCATCGCCTGCGGGGTGTTCATCTACGTGGCAATCAACCATCTGATAGCCAAGGGATTCAAGCCGTACGAGCCGAGCTACTTCGACACGCCGTTCATCAAGTTCTTGGCGGTGGTGGCTGGGGTGGGAGTCATAGCAGTGGTCATGATCTGGGATTAA